Proteins encoded by one window of Glycine soja cultivar W05 chromosome 15, ASM419377v2, whole genome shotgun sequence:
- the LOC114386850 gene encoding probable WRKY transcription factor 35 isoform X1, producing the protein MCSSIFGPIIMDNYQGDLTDILRASGGAYGSTGTGTGTSSSDQLPTTSHHLHHHSSHTTLSHNDHWHHQHFSSSSSSDPITFSSSSSSSSSVLIQDPMRGATNFGDPFSIMRDPFLQVLDMPSSASAYFTGGLELEAAATFGAAVNTNSNTATSSTTNTNTTTTTVFAAAHKMLVEHDNNSMRRPCKNIFSNMIQISPNAKLPVSPYDSTTTAMAPSPRPIKPPAVVSPNIMLNANTSKECLVDTTGMQISSPRNPGLKRRKNQAKKVVCIPAPAATNSRQTGEVVPSDLWAWRKYGQKPIKGSPYPRGYYRCSSSKGCSARKQVERSRNDPNMLVITYTSEHNHPWPTQRNALAGSTRSQPSKNNNNAASNSKNSEGSNPQKGTATRTKDEEESNNNNNSEGNVSPVMAGNSSNSVKEENMEDIERHQIEMDEGEFSDGLPYKPSLMDQSTNNQQSEDFFAELGEIEADPLDLLFTQGFGGADDQRESKSLDPFHLFDCQGDKISRVKKKKECWLIGSKLNESHIPFGILVDGTES; encoded by the exons atgTGCAGCAGCATCTTTGGGCCAATAATCATGGACAATTACCAAGGTGACTTAACTGACATACTCCGAGCCAGTGGTGGAGCATATGGTAGCACAGGCACAGGCACAGGCACTTCATCATCTGATCAATTACCTACTACatctcatcatcttcatcatcattccTCTCACACCACCCTCTCTCATAATGATCACTGGCACCACCAacacttctcttcttcttcttcttctgatcCCAtcactttctcttcttcttcttcttcttcttcttcggtgCTAATTCAAGACCCTATGAGAGGAGCCACAAACTTTGGTGATCCTTTCTCAATCATGAGAGATCCCTTCCTTCAGGTGCTTGACATGCCTTCTTCAGCTTCTGCCTACTTCACTGGTGGCTTGGAATTAGAAGCAGCTGCAACTTTTGGTGCTGCAGTCAATACTAATTCTAATACTGCTACTAGTTCTACTACTAATACTAATACTACTACCACTACTGTTTTTGCTGCTGCACACAAGATGCTTGTGGAACATGACAACAATAGCATGAGAAGGCCTTGTAAAAACATATTCTCAAACATGATTCAGATCTCTCCCAATGCAAAGTTACCAGTCTCACCCTATGATTCCACCACCACAGCCATGGCACCTTCTCCAAGGCCAATTAAGCCTCCTGCTGTGGTTTCACCCAACATTATGCTGAATGCAAACACCTCCAAGGAGTGCCTTGTGGACACCACAGGAATGCAGATCTCATCTCCACGGAATCCGGGTCTTAAAAGAAG GAAGAACCAGGCTAAAAAGGTTGTTTGTATTCCTGCACCAGCAGCTACAAACAGCAGACAGACTGGAGAGGTAGTTCCGTCTGATTTGTGGGCTTGGAGAAAATATGGTCAGAAACCCATTAAAGGTTCACCTTATCCCAG GGGTTACTACAGATGCAGCAGCTCTAAGGGTTGCTCTGCGAGGAAGCAAGTTGAGAGGAGCAGGAATGATCCAAACATGTTGGTTATCACATACACATCAGAGCACAACCATCCATGGCCAACTCAAAGAAATGCTCTGGCTGGTTCAACAAGATCACAGCCATCcaagaacaacaacaatgcTGCTTCCAATTCAAAGAATTCAGAAGGCTCAAACCCCCAAAAGGGCACAGCTACAAGAACAAAGGATGAAGAAGAGagcaacaataataacaatagtGAGGGAAATGTGTCCCCAGTTATGGCTGGGAACTCATCAAACAGTGTGAAGGAAGAGAATATGGAAGACATAGAGAGGCATCAGATTGAGATGGATGAGGGAGAGTTTAGTGATGGACTCCCTTATAAGCCTAGTTTGATGGATCAGAGTACTAATAACCAACAATCTGAGGACTTCTTTGCTGAGTTGGGAGAAATAGAAGCTGACCCACTTGACCTTTTGTTCACACAGGGTTTTGGTGGTGCTGATGATCAAAGGGAATCCAAGTCCTTAGATCCATTTCATCTCTTTGACTG TCAAGGAGATAAAATTagtagagtgaaaaaaaaaaaagagtgctGGTTGATTGGAAGCAAACTCAACGAGTCCCACATTCCTTTTGGAATATTGGTGGATGGGACAGAAAGCTGA
- the LOC114386850 gene encoding probable WRKY transcription factor 35 isoform X2, protein MCSSIFGPIIMDNYQGDLTDILRASGGAYGSTGTGTGTSSSDQLPTTSHHLHHHSSHTTLSHNDHWHHQHFSSSSSSDPITFSSSSSSSSSVLIQDPMRGATNFGDPFSIMRDPFLQVLDMPSSASAYFTGGLELEAAATFGAAVNTNSNTATSSTTNTNTTTTTVFAAAHKMLVEHDNNSMRRPCKNIFSNMIQISPNAKLPVSPYDSTTTAMAPSPRPIKPPAVVSPNIMLNANTSKECLVDTTGMQISSPRNPGLKRRKNQAKKVVCIPAPAATNSRQTGEVVPSDLWAWRKYGQKPIKGSPYPRGYYRCSSSKGCSARKQVERSRNDPNMLVITYTSEHNHPWPTQRNALAGSTRSQPSKNNNNAASNSKNSEGSNPQKGTATRTKDEEESNNNNNSEGNVSPVMAGNSSNSVKEENMEDIERHQIEMDEGEFSDGLPYKPSLMDQSTNNQQSEDFFAELGEIEADPLDLLFTQGFGGADDQRESKSLDPFHLFD, encoded by the exons atgTGCAGCAGCATCTTTGGGCCAATAATCATGGACAATTACCAAGGTGACTTAACTGACATACTCCGAGCCAGTGGTGGAGCATATGGTAGCACAGGCACAGGCACAGGCACTTCATCATCTGATCAATTACCTACTACatctcatcatcttcatcatcattccTCTCACACCACCCTCTCTCATAATGATCACTGGCACCACCAacacttctcttcttcttcttcttctgatcCCAtcactttctcttcttcttcttcttcttcttcttcggtgCTAATTCAAGACCCTATGAGAGGAGCCACAAACTTTGGTGATCCTTTCTCAATCATGAGAGATCCCTTCCTTCAGGTGCTTGACATGCCTTCTTCAGCTTCTGCCTACTTCACTGGTGGCTTGGAATTAGAAGCAGCTGCAACTTTTGGTGCTGCAGTCAATACTAATTCTAATACTGCTACTAGTTCTACTACTAATACTAATACTACTACCACTACTGTTTTTGCTGCTGCACACAAGATGCTTGTGGAACATGACAACAATAGCATGAGAAGGCCTTGTAAAAACATATTCTCAAACATGATTCAGATCTCTCCCAATGCAAAGTTACCAGTCTCACCCTATGATTCCACCACCACAGCCATGGCACCTTCTCCAAGGCCAATTAAGCCTCCTGCTGTGGTTTCACCCAACATTATGCTGAATGCAAACACCTCCAAGGAGTGCCTTGTGGACACCACAGGAATGCAGATCTCATCTCCACGGAATCCGGGTCTTAAAAGAAG GAAGAACCAGGCTAAAAAGGTTGTTTGTATTCCTGCACCAGCAGCTACAAACAGCAGACAGACTGGAGAGGTAGTTCCGTCTGATTTGTGGGCTTGGAGAAAATATGGTCAGAAACCCATTAAAGGTTCACCTTATCCCAG GGGTTACTACAGATGCAGCAGCTCTAAGGGTTGCTCTGCGAGGAAGCAAGTTGAGAGGAGCAGGAATGATCCAAACATGTTGGTTATCACATACACATCAGAGCACAACCATCCATGGCCAACTCAAAGAAATGCTCTGGCTGGTTCAACAAGATCACAGCCATCcaagaacaacaacaatgcTGCTTCCAATTCAAAGAATTCAGAAGGCTCAAACCCCCAAAAGGGCACAGCTACAAGAACAAAGGATGAAGAAGAGagcaacaataataacaatagtGAGGGAAATGTGTCCCCAGTTATGGCTGGGAACTCATCAAACAGTGTGAAGGAAGAGAATATGGAAGACATAGAGAGGCATCAGATTGAGATGGATGAGGGAGAGTTTAGTGATGGACTCCCTTATAAGCCTAGTTTGATGGATCAGAGTACTAATAACCAACAATCTGAGGACTTCTTTGCTGAGTTGGGAGAAATAGAAGCTGACCCACTTGACCTTTTGTTCACACAGGGTTTTGGTGGTGCTGATGATCAAAGGGAATCCAAGTCCTTAGATCCATTTCATCTCTTTGACTG A
- the LOC114386392 gene encoding uncharacterized protein LOC114386392, which translates to MLLPPTQQHSLMMASHSPRILSLTRRAFSSCSFQGEGVSMVQGASRGIGLEFVKQLLENDDKEHVIATCRNPSASTGLIHLKDKFADRLRILPLDLTVENSIEASALSIRETYGRLNLLINASGILSIPEVIHPETTLNKVEKSSLMLAYEVNAVGPILVIKHMWPLLKVGGGHGTGRSAAVVASLSARVASIGDNRLGGWHSYRSSKAALNQLSKTVSLEFARKKDPIVCILLHPGTVDTDLSKPFQRNVPPDKLFTKEFSVQKLLSIINNVKIHDNGKFFAWDGKEIPW; encoded by the exons ATGCTATTGCCGCCAACCCAACAACACTCTTTGATGATGGCATCTCATTCACCGCGGATTTTATCACTCACCCGAAGGgccttttcttcttgttcctTTCAAGGAGAAGGGGTTTCTATGGTTCAAGGAGCTTCCAGAGGAATTGGCCTCGAATTT GTAAAACAGCTTTTAGAGAACGATGATAAAGAGCATGTTATTGCTACATGCCGTAATCCTAGTGCATCAACTGGGCTTATCCATCTGAAAGATAAATTTGCAGACCGCCTTAGAATTTTGCCGTTGGATTTGACTGTTGAGAATTCAATCGAG GCATCTGCATTGTCAATAAGAGAGACATATGGCCGTCTAAACCTTCTCATTAATGCGTCTGGGATTCTTTCAATACCTGAAGTAATACATCCAG AAACAACATTGAACAAAGTGGAGAAATCATCTTTAATGCTTGCATATGAGGTTAATGCAGTGGGTCCTATCTTAGTTATCAAG CACATGTGGCCTCTTCTAAAAGTAGGAGGCGGCCACGGGACTGGAAGAAGTGCTGCAGTGGTGGCTAGTTTGAGTGCAAGGGTTGCATCTATTGGGGACAATCGTCTTGGGGGCTGGCACTCATATCGATCTTCAAAGGCTGCTCTTAATcaat TATCAAAGACTGTCTCCCTGGAAtttgcaagaaagaaggatCCAATTGTATGCATTTTACTGCATCCTGGTACAGTTGACACAGATCTCTCTAAGCCATTTCAAAGAAATGTTCCCCCAGACAAGCTCTTCACCAAAGAGTTCTCAGTTCAGAAGCTACTAAGCATCATTAACAATGTCAAGATCCATGACAATGGCAAGTTCTTTGCCTGGGATGGAAAAGAAATTCCTTGGTAA